A genomic region of Trypanosoma brucei brucei TREU927 chromosome 3, complete sequence contains the following coding sequences:
- a CDS encoding 73 kDa paraflagellar rod protein (similar to: SP:Q26789: 73 kDa paraflagellar rod protein (73 kDa PFR protein) (PFR-C/PFR-D). {Trypanosoma brucei brucei}), translated as MAAVDDATGLEAARKQKIHNLKLKTACLENEELVQELHVSDWSETQRQKLRGAHLKAEELVAAVDVGTKWNLTEVYDLAKLMRVCGLEMSQRELYRPEDKAQFMDIIAMKKVLQDLRQNRNKTRVVSFTQMIDNAIAKVEKVEEELRRSQLDATQLAQVPTQTLKQVEDIMNVTQIQNALASTDDQIKTQLAQLEKTNEIQNVAMHDGEMQVAEEQMWTKVQLQERLIDLIQDKFRLISKCEEENQAFSKIHEVQKQANQETSQMKDAKRRLKQRCETDLKHIHDAIQKADLEDAEATKRHAANKEKSDRYIRENEDRQEETWNKIQDLERQLQKLGTERFDEVKRRIEEIDREEKRRVEYSQFLEVASQHKKLLELTVYNCDLAIRCTGLVEELVSEGCAAVKARHDKTSQDLAALRLDVHKEHLEYFRMLYLTLGSLIYKKEKRMEEIDRNIRTTHIQLEFCVETFDPNAKKHADMKKELYRLRQGVEEELAMLKEKQAKALEEFKESEEALDAAGIEFNHPVDENNEEVLTRRSKMVEYRSHLTKQEEVKIAAEREEIKRARLLRSSGAGGEQVRIGNNTAPARLE; from the coding sequence ATGGCCGCAGTTGACGATGCCACTGGTTTGGAGGCTGCGCGCAAGCAGAAGATCCACAACCTGAAGCTGAAGACAGCCTGTTTGGAGAATGAGGAACTTGTACAGGAATTGCATGTATCTGACTGGAGCGAGACACAGAGGCAGAAGCTGCGCGGCGCCCACCtgaaggctgaggagctgGTTGCCGCTGTGGACGTCGGTACGAAATGGAACCTAACGGAGGTATACGACCTCGCAAAGCTGATGCGCGTGTGTGGACTCGAGATGAGCCAACGCGAGCTTTACCGCCCTGAGGACAAGGCACAATTCATGGACATTATTGCCATGAAAAAGGTGCTTCAGGACCTGCGTCAGAACCGCAACAAGACGCGTGTTGTGAGCTTCACGCAGATGATCGACAACGCCATCGCGAAGGTTGAAAAGGTTGAGGAGGAGCTTCGCCGCTCGCAGCTGGATGCAACGCAGTTGGCGCAGGTCCCCACACAGACATTGAAGCAAGTGGAGGATATCATGAACGTAACGCAAATCCAGAATGCGCTTGCCTCAACTGACGACCAGATCAAGACGCAGTTGGCGCAGCTTGAAAAAACGAACGAGATCCAGAACGTTGCGATGCATGATGGTGAGATGCAGGTCGCCGAGGAGCAAATGTGGACGAAGGTACAGCTTCAGGAGCGCTTAATCGATCTGATTCAGGACAAATTCCGCTTGATCAGCAAATGTGAGGAGGAGAACCAGGCCTTCAGCAAAATCCATGAGGTGCAGAAACAGGCGAATCAGGAAACGAGTCAGATGAAGGATGCGAAGCGTCGCCTGAAGCAGCGGTGTGAGACAGATCTGAAGCACATCCACGACGCGATCCAGAAGGCTGACCTTGAGGATGCCGAGGCGACGAAGCGCCACGCTgcgaacaaagagaaaagcgACCGCTACAtccgagagaacgaggataGGCAGGAGGAGACGTGGAACAAGATCCAGGACCTTGAGCGGCAGTTGCAGAAGCTTGGCACGGAGCGATTCGATGAGGTCAAGCGGCGGATTGAGGAGATTGACCGCGAGGAGAAGCGACGTGTGGAGTACTCTCAATTCCTGGAGGTTGCCTCGCAGCACAAGAAACTGCTCGAGCTGACAGTGTACAACTGCGACCTCGCGATCCGCTGTACCGGGCTGGTGGAGGAGCTGGTGTCGGAGGGCTGTGCCGCGGTGAAGGCCCGCCACGACAAAACGAGCCAGGATCTTGCAGCCCTTCGTTTGGATGTTCATAAAGAGCACTTGGAGTACTTCCGCATGCTGTACCTCACGTTGGGTTCTCTTATCTacaagaaagagaagcgGATGGAGGAGATTGACCGGAACATCCGTACAACGCACATCCAGTTGGAGTTCTGTGTGGAAACATTCGACCCGAATGCGAAGAAGCACGCCGACATGAAGAAAGAGCTATACAGGCTGCGCCAGGGCGTAGAGGAGGAGCTGGCGATGCTGAAAGAGAAGCAGGCGAAGGCGTTGGAGGAGTTCAAGGAGTCAGAGGAGGCTCTGGACGCTGCTGGCATCGAGTTCAACCACCCTGTGGACGAGAACAACGAGGAGGTGCTTACACGCCGCAGCAAGATGGTGGAGTACCGCTCGCACCTGacgaagcaggaggaggtgaagattGCCGCCGAACGCGAGGAAATCAAGAGGGCGCGCTTACTGCGCAGCtctggtgccggtggcgaGCAGGTCCGCATCGGAAACAACACTGCACCGGCACGCCTCGAATAG
- a CDS encoding 73 kDa paraflagellar rod protein (similar to SP:Q26789: 73 kDa paraflagellar rod protein (73 kDa PFR protein) (PFR-C/PFR-D). {Trypanosoma brucei brucei}) yields the protein MAAVDDATGLEAARKQKIHNLKLKTACLENEELVQELHVSDWSETQRQKLRGAHLKAEELVAAVDVGTKWNLTEVYDLAKLMRVCGLEMSQRELYRPEDKAQFMDIIAMKKVLQDLRQNRNKTRVVSFTQMIDNAIAKVEKVEEELRRSQLDATQLAQVPTQTLKQVEDIMNVTQIQNALASTDDQIKTQLAQLEKTNEIQNVAMHDGEMQVAEEQMWTKVQLQERLIDLIQDKFRLISKCEEENQAFSKIHEVQKQANQETSQMKDAKRRLKQRCETDLKHIHDAIQKADLEDAEATKRHAANKEKSDRYIRENEDRQEETWNKIQDLERQLQKLGTERFDEVKRRIEEIDREEKRRVEYSQFLEVASQHKKLLELTVYNCDLAIRCTGLVEELVSEGCAAVKARHDKTSQDLAALRLDVHKEHLEYFRMLYLTLGSLIYKKEKRMEEIDRNIRTTHIQLEFCVETFDPNAKKHADMKKELYRLRQGVEEELAMLKEKQAKALEEFKESEEALDAAGIEFNHPVDENNEEVLTRRSKMVEYRSHLTKQEEVKIAAEREEIKRARLLRSSGAGGEQVRIGNNTAPARLE from the coding sequence ATGGCCGCAGTTGACGATGCCACTGGTTTGGAGGCTGCGCGCAAGCAGAAGATCCACAACCTGAAGCTGAAGACAGCCTGTTTGGAGAATGAGGAACTTGTACAGGAATTGCATGTATCTGACTGGAGCGAGACACAGAGGCAGAAGCTGCGCGGCGCCCACCtgaaggctgaggagctgGTTGCCGCTGTGGACGTCGGTACGAAATGGAACCTAACGGAGGTGTACGACCTCGCAAAGCTGATGCGCGTGTGTGGACTCGAGATGAGCCAACGCGAGCTTTACCGCCCTGAGGACAAGGCACAATTCATGGACATTATTGCCATGAAAAAGGTGCTTCAGGACCTGCGTCAGAACCGCAACAAGACGCGTGTTGTGAGCTTCACGCAGATGATCGACAACGCCATCGCGAAGGTTGAAAAGGTTGAGGAGGAGCTTCGCCGCTCGCAGCTGGATGCAACGCAGTTGGCGCAGGTCCCCACACAGACATTGAAGCAAGTGGAGGATATCATGAACGTAACGCAAATCCAGAATGCGCTTGCCTCAACTGACGACCAGATCAAGACGCAGTTGGCGCAGCTTGAAAAAACGAACGAGATCCAGAACGTTGCGATGCATGATGGTGAGATGCAGGTCGCCGAGGAGCAAATGTGGACGAAGGTACAGCTTCAGGAGCGCTTAATCGATCTGATTCAGGACAAATTCCGCTTGATCAGCAAATGTGAGGAGGAGAACCAGGCCTTCAGCAAAATCCATGAGGTGCAGAAACAGGCGAATCAGGAAACGAGTCAGATGAAGGATGCGAAGCGTCGCCTGAAGCAGCGGTGTGAGACAGATCTGAAGCACATCCACGACGCGATCCAGAAGGCTGACCTTGAGGATGCCGAGGCGACGAAGCGCCACGCTgcgaacaaagagaaaagcgACCGCTACAtccgagagaacgaggataGGCAGGAGGAGACGTGGAACAAGATCCAGGACCTTGAGCGGCAGTTGCAGAAGCTTGGCACGGAGCGATTCGATGAGGTCAAGCGGCGGATTGAGGAGATTGACCGCGAGGAGAAGCGACGTGTGGAGTACTCTCAATTCCTGGAGGTTGCCTCGCAGCACAAGAAACTGCTCGAGCTGACAGTGTACAACTGCGACCTCGCGATCCGCTGTACCGGGCTGGTGGAGGAGCTGGTGTCGGAGGGCTGTGCCGCGGTGAAGGCCCGCCACGACAAAACGAGCCAGGATCTTGCAGCCCTTCGTTTGGATGTTCATAAAGAGCACTTGGAGTACTTCCGCATGCTGTACCTCACGTTGGGTTCTCTTATCTacaagaaagagaagcgGATGGAGGAGATTGACCGGAACATCCGTACAACGCACATCCAGTTGGAGTTCTGTGTGGAAACATTCGACCCGAATGCGAAGAAGCACGCCGACATGAAGAAAGAGCTATACAGGCTGCGCCAGGGCGTAGAGGAGGAGCTGGCGATGCTGAAAGAGAAGCAGGCGAAGGCGTTGGAGGAGTTCAAGGAGTCAGAGGAGGCTCTGGACGCTGCTGGCATCGAGTTCAACCACCCTGTGGACGAGAACAACGAGGAGGTGCTTACACGCCGCAGCAAGATGGTGGAGTACCGCTCGCACCTGacgaagcaggaggaggtgaagattGCCGCCGAACGCGAGGAAATCAAGAGGGCGCGCTTACTGCGCAGCtctggtgccggtggcgaGCAGGTCCGCATCGGAAACAACACTGCACCGGCACGCCTCGAATAG
- a CDS encoding diphthamide synthesis protein, putative has protein sequence MEAELGLPSNYRFEIEKCARRIREKGATRVALQFPEGLLMFAAPIADILEEQTGAEMVILGDVTYGACCVDDYSALALGCDFLIHYGHSCLISIKDCLIKNMMYVFVEIDIDVQHFVDTVRSLVPPETRLACIATIQFVSSMRAGVQMLENHFHQPVVVPQNKPLSRGELLGCTSPVLDPTAVDLVLYVGDGRFHLEAFLIAHPTLNALQYDPYKKTMTTESYNTSEMRTLRREAVQLGKAASSFALIMGTLGRQGNPRLVDRIMQLAEKRGKTVTLFLMSEIFPQKLARIQDVDCYIQVACPRLSIDWGYAFDKPLLSPYEAEVALGNVNWNDVHYPMDHYSKDGGKWAVYTNKSL, from the coding sequence ATGGAGGCGGAGTTGGGTCTTCCAAGTAACTACAGGTTTGAGATTGAGAAGTGTGCCCGACGCATAAGGGAAAAGGGCGCTACGCGCGTAGCCCTCCAGTTTCCCGAGGGCCTTCTGATGTTCGCTGCGCCAATTGCTGATATTCTCGAGGAACAGACGGGAGCTGAGATGGTAATTCTGGGTGATGTTACATACGGCGCCTGCTGCGTAGACGATTATTCGGCCCTAGCGTTGGGTTGTGACTTCTTGATTCACTATGGTCACAGTTGCCTTATATCGATAAAAGATTGTCTGATAAAAAATATGATGTACGTGTTTGTCGAAATTGACATTGATGTACAACATTTCGTTGATACCGTTCGCTCCCTTGTCCCCCCAGAGACTCGCCTGGCCTGCATTGCAACGATTCAGTTCGTTTCTTCCATGCGCGCTGGGGTTCAGATGTTAGAGAACCACTTTCATCAGCCTGTTGTTGTGCCACAAAATAAGCCGCTCTCAAGGGGGGAGTTGTTGGGTTGCACGAGCCCAGTACTGGACCCAACGGCTGTGGATCTTGTGCTGTACGTAGGTGATGGACGTTTCCATCTTGAAGCTTTTCTAATTGCTCACCCAACATTAAACGCTTTACAATATGATCCTTACAAGAAGACAATGACAACAGAAAGCTACAACACGAGCGAAATGAGAACTCTGCGGCGCGAGGCGGTCCAATTGGGAAAAGCCGCTAGTAGTTTTGCACTTATTATGGGAACGTTAGGACGTCAGGGAAACCCACGGTTGGTAGACCGCATAATGCAACTTGCGGAGAAGCGAGGAAAAACAGTCACCCTCTTTCTCATGTCCGAAATCTTCCCTCAGAAACTGGCAAGAATTCAGGATGTTGACTGCTATATTCAGGTAGCATGTCCAAGACTTTCCATCGACTGGGGATACGCGTTCGATAAGCCTCTATTGTCACCTTATGAGGCAGAAGTAGCCTTGGGAAACGTAAACTGGAACGACGTACATTACCCAATGGACCATTATTCAAAGGACGGAGGAAAATGGGCTGTCTACACAAACAAATCCCTATAA
- a CDS encoding 40S ribosomal protein S15a, putative (similar to 40S ribosomal protein S15a. (Swiss-Prot:P39027) [Homo sapiens;Mus musculus;Rattus norvegicus;]) translates to MTMMSVLANALRCIAGAERRGKRQVLIRPSSKVVVKFLQVMQKHGYIGEFEIVDDHRAGKIVVNLNGRLNKCGAICPRFDCTARDFEKWVKNILPSRQFGFVVLTTSLGIMDHEEARARNTGGKVLGFFY, encoded by the coding sequence ATGACAATGATGAGCGTTTTGGCTAATGCGCTCCGCTGCATTGCGGGCGCAGAGCGCCGCGGCAAGCGCCAGGTTCTCATCCGGCCTTCATCGAAAGTAGTAGTGAAGTTTCTGCAGGTAATGCAGAAACACGGCTACATTGGTGAGTTTGAGATTGTTGACGACCACCGTGCAGGGAAGATCGTCGTAAATCTCAATGGGCGCCTCAATAAATGCGGGGCCATCTGCCCTCGGTTCGACTGCACTGCTCGTGACTTCGAAAAGTGGGTGAAGAATATTCTCCCTAGTCGGCAGTTTGGCTTCGTCGTGCTCACGACGTCACTTGGCATCATGGACCACGAAGAGGCCCGTGCTCGCAATACTGGTGGTAAAGTGCTCGGTTTCTTCTACTAA
- a CDS encoding dihydrolipoamide dehydrogenase, putative: MFAKTRLSWAKNVDVCVIGGGPAGVAAALRAVDYRKRACIIESSRIGGADLWNGALQSKTLWEMAKFVRLMNGQTANRFMKCRQALPCIDFSNIKKSIDCAAEFRHGQILHQLEKVSVDVICGHGSFTSPHSVDVKLLGGGIEEVRADYFVIACGAQPRKHASVIADGEVVFTSDDIMTQPFPKSIVIIGAGVIGCEFASIFANFGLTEVNVIEKSNRILPMEDDDVALFVQKLLEAKMVNFHHHSALQSNKVEGGQFRYTLRDLRDNRLTDHVVDKALVSIGRDPNVGSIGLDKIGVELKQGRIQRDQFYCVVPHKHIYACGDVGSRVALVNVGELEARSCIEHMYRPYPEGELIQRLDNLSTIMFLDQEVAAVGRNEQQCRKEHIAYKVARYGYEFVGRALAMGNTSGFVKLIVTNDHKMQVLGVRAVGPHASSIIELASLAIHNRESIYNLSQLHTAYPAITQGFQECVNMLLGTSTLKPNVFPELIVNEWSPPNLDRGRAY; encoded by the coding sequence ATGTTTGCTAAAACCCGGCTCAGCTGGGCGAAAAATGTGGATGTTTGTGTCATAGGGGGAGGACCTGCAGGAGTGGCCGCCGCGTTGCGGGCTGTGGATTATAGAAAAAGGGCTTGCATAATCGAGTCATCACGGATTGGAGGTGCTGACCTTTGGAACGGTGCGCTACAGTCGAAGACGTTATGGGAAATGGCAAAATTCGTCCGCCTTATGAACGGCCAAACCGCCAATCGTTTTATGAAGTGCCGTCAAGCTCTCCCATGTATTGATTTTTCGAATATTAAGAAATCAATAGATTGCGCAGCAGAGTTCCGTCACGGCCAGATTCTTCATCAGCTTGAGAAGGTTAGCGTTGACGTTATATGTGGTCATGGGTCATTTACGTCACCTCACAGTGTCGATGTTAAACTGTTGGGTGGAGGCATTGAGGAGGTACGGGCCGACTACTTTGTCATTGCGTGCGGCGCTCAACCTCGTAAACATGCTTCCGTAATTGCCGACGGTGAGGTTGTCTTCACTTCCGATGATATAATGACTCAACCATTTCCGAAAAGCATTGTCATTATCGGCGCTGGCGTTATAGGATGTGAGTTTGCATCGATATTTGCGAACTTTGGACTTACCGAAGTAAATGTTATTGAAAAGTCTAATCGAATATTGCCaatggaagatgatgatgttgcTCTCTTCGTTCAGAAGCTCCTGGAGGCAAAGATGGTCAATTTTCACCACCATTCTGCTTTGCAAAGCAACAAGGTGGAGGGCGGCCAATTCCGTTACACGCTGCGTGATTTGAGAGACAACAGGCTAACAGACCACGTGGTCGACAAGGCGTTGGTTTCAATAGGAAGGGATCCAAATGTGGGTAGCATTGGACTCGACAAAATCGGTGTTGAGTTGAAGCAGGGTCGAATCCAGCGTGACCAGTTTTATTGCGTTGTTCCACACAAGCATATTTATGCGTGTGGTGATGTCGGCTCAAGGGTGGCGCTTGTTAACGTTGGGGAGTTGGAAGCGCGTTCCTGTATTGAGCATATGTATCGTCCATATCCGGAGGGAGAACTTATTCAACGCCTGGACAATCTGTCGACGATTATGTTTCTTGATCAGGAGGTGGCCGCTGTAGGTCGCAATGAGCAACAATGCAGGAAGGAACACATAGCATACAAGGTGGCCAGGTACGGTTATGAATTTGTGGGTCGGGCCCTCGCAATGGGCAATACGAGCGGTTTTGTGAAGCTTATCGTTACAAATGATCACAAAATGCAGGTTCTTGGTGTGCGAGCTGTTGGACCGCATGCAAGCAGCATTATTGAGTTGGCTTCATTGGCAATTCATAATCGCGAATCGATTTATAACCTGAGTCAGCTCCATACAGCTTACCCTGCAATAACCCAAGGGTTCCAAGAGTGTGTCAATATGCTTCTTGGTACTTCAACTTTGAAACCTAATGTTTTCCCCGAACTTATCGTTAATGAGTGGTCGCCTCCAAATCTTGACCGAGGCAGAGCATATTAG